One Solanum pennellii chromosome 10, SPENNV200 genomic region harbors:
- the LOC107001162 gene encoding uncharacterized protein LOC107001162 produces MTRSGRCYTPDELALGGQKKDHAKRPISEAEAEEFWRRMQPKDYSIVKHLEKTPAQISVWALLMSSWSHRQALMKALDDMYVPSGTSSDNVAAMIHKVIRGHRISFCDDELPAEGRSHNKALHVTVICCGKAVNRVLVDDGSGLNICPLSTLKQLRFDLGKLEQNQVNVRAFDGVQRDTLGAVNLTLQMGPTEFNAKFQVLDIDTSYNLLLGRPFIHMAGAVPSTLHQMMKLVWKNEELVVHGERIHSGKQVSVFDETPQGSDFYTVELVNATDEDLAPQTPMPAVYRMIATVMLQNGFEPGFGLGRNSQGIIEPVPFLAKGSKYGLGYTPTDDDMKMKKKKDQELAKPIPHLYQSFPVREYAEPEDCGEGICDLFKEINAIIEEEVEPADIRDAEPGEMLQNWTSTPILMSRTLW; encoded by the coding sequence ATGACTAGGTCCGGAAGATGCTACACTCCTGATGAGCTTGCTCTCGGAGGGCAAAAGAAAGATCATGCCAAGAGACCAATAAGTGAAGCAGAAGCCGAGGAGTTCTGGAGGAGGATGCAGCCTAAAGATTACTCCATTGTCAAACACTTGGAGAAGACTCCAGCTCAGATCTCTGTATGGGCCCTACTGATGAGCTCCTGGTCCCACAGACAGGCTTTGATGAAAGCTCTGGATGACATGTATGTGCCCTCAGGTACAAGCAGCGATAACGTAGCCGCCATGATTCATAAAGTCATTCGGGGACACCGCATCAGCTTCTGCGACGATGAATTGCCAGCAGAAGGGAGATCCCATAACAAAGCTCTACACGTCACTGTGATATGCTGCGGAAAGGCCGTCAATCGTGTTTTGGTGGATGATGGATCTGGTTTGAACATATGCCCCTTGTCAACATTGAAACAGCTGAGGTTTGACCTCGGAAAATTGGAGCAAAACCAGGTTAATGTAAGAGCGTTTGATGGTGTGCAAAGAGATACATTAGGGGCGGTGAACTTGACCCTCCAAATGGGCCCCACGGAGTTCAACGCGAAGTTCCAAGTGTTGGATATCGACACCAGCTATAACCTTCTTCTGGGAAGGCCGTTCATTCACATGGCTGGAGCCGTCCCCTCCACTCTTCATCAAATGATGAAGCTGGTATGGAAAAATGAGGAGCTAGTTGTTCACGGTGAGAGAATCCACTCAGGCAAGCAGGTGTCGGTCTTTGACGAGACGCCGCAAGGTTCGGATTTTTACACGGTGGAGTTGGTAAATGCCACCGATGAGGATTTGGCCCCGCAGACCCCCATGCCGGCCGTGTACAGAATGATCGCCACGGTAATGCTGCAGAATGGGTTCGAGCCAGGTTTCGGATTGGGAAGAAATTCCCAAGGGATTATCGAACCTGTTCCATTCCTTGCTAAAGGATCAaaatatggtttggggtacacCCCCACGGATGACGatatgaagatgaagaagaaaaaggatcaAGAGTTGGCTAAACCGATCCCGCATCTGTATCAATCCTTTCCAGTCCGTGAGTATGCTGAGCCTGAAGACTGcggggaaggaatctgtgacCTTTTCAAGGAGATCAATGCTATCATCGAGGAGGAGGTCGAGCCAGCTGACATTCGTGATGCTGAACCCGGGGAAATGCTGCAGAATTGGACTTCCACGCCAATCCTGATGTCCCGAACTCTTTGGTAG